CAGAGGACCTAGCTTTAACAACCTATCTGTTCTTCCAGAAATATCAAAAGGAGTCCTGATAGCTGATTTGATAGCTATAATCGGCTCTATTGACATCGTATTAGGCGAAGTCGACAGATAAACAAGAACCCTCAATAAAAACAAAAAAATCACTAAAAGAAACAATTATTGTTTCTTTTAGTGATTTTCTTTTATTGAGTAAATCTTTAGAAGATTCATCTTATTTACACATAAGATTTCATTCCTCTAATTTCTTCATAAAGCTCAATTACTTTTTTCTGAAGGTCAATTACTTCCGCATCCCTTTCTTGAAGTTTTTTGGTAGCAATTTCCAAATCAGAAGCATACTTCACCTCTTGCTCAGGATCATTATAAGTCAAAAGCTCTACAACAGACATATCAAACAGGGCTGATATTTGTTCTAATCTAGATAAATTAACATCAGTGATTCCTGTCTCAATTTTAGAGAAAGCGGGAATAGAAATATCTAATTGTTTAGACACATCTTCCTGGCTCCACCCTCTTTGATGCCTTAAAAGCCTAATTTTCTTACCTAACAATTTCATTTTTTAACCAATACTAAATTTTCAATGTGTTTTCTTATTGCGTTGCTTAACGTTTTATAAAATTAATATTTTTTTCTGTTTTTCAATATTTTTTTTGATAATGTAACCAAATCAATACCTCCGAAATTTCCTGAACTCATTAATAATACATTATATTCATTCAATATATTTAACTCTAACAAATATCGCTCCAAGCTTGAAGAATTATTAAAGAAAATTATATCCCTATCATTAAAAGCTTCCTTTATCTGGCTCTCAGATATAGGATCGACTTTCTTTTGTATCAAATTAGTTTCATCTACAAAGACAATCTTCACATCTGCCGCTTTCATACTGTCCTTATATTCAGAAATGAAATCTTTATTTACACTACTAAACGTATGTAATTCTATAAGCGCGACTAAATCTCTGTTAGAAAATTGATTTTTTACCGCCCCTACTGTAGCCTTTAACTTCGAAGGAGAATGCGCAAAATCTCTAAATACAATTGTGTCGTCGCTTTCTGCCATCTTCTCTAGCCTTTTGCTGGCTCCTTTAAAAGAAACTATAGCATTAAAGAACTGCTCATCACTAATCCCTAACTCATTACAAATCAGCTTAGCTGCATTAAGATTCATTAAATTGTGTTTTCCAAAAACACCAATCTCCAATTCCCGATTTTCATCTAACTTTAAATAGGTGTTTCCTTCTTTAACTTCTGAATCTAACGCTTTATACGGCAAAAATTTTATTTTGTTATGAATTTTATGTTTTTTTATTAAATCGGACAGCACCTCATCTTCTTCACAGTAGATTAACGTTCCTTTTTCCTGAATCGTATCTATAAATCCAGAAAATTGTTCTTTATAATTCTCGAACGTTGGAAAAACATTCACATGATCCCAGGCGATGCCGCTGATCACACCTATATTTGCTTTGTAAAGATGAAACTTAGGCCTTCTGTCAATTGGTGAAGCCAGATATTCATCTCCTTCAATTATAATACATGGAGCATCTGAAAGCTTAACCATATTATCGAAACCTTCTATTTGCGCACCAACCAGATAATCAAAATCAAAAGAAATCTGTTTTAAAACATGCAACACCATAGAAGTAATTGTAGTCTTTCCATGACTACCGCCAACAACGACTCTTGTCTTATCTCTAGATTGCTCATAAATATATTCCGGATAAGAGTACACTGGCAAATCCAACTCTTGTGCTTTAATCAATTCTGGATTATCGGCTTTAGCATGCATACCTAAAATAATCGCATCGATACCCTTATTTATTTTTTCCGGATACCAGCCAAAAACTTCCGGCAATAAACCATGCTTCTGTAACCTGCTTTTAGAAGGCTCGTATATCGCATCATCAGATCCGGTTACCTGATAACCTTTCAAATGCAATGCAATGGCTAAATTATGCATCGCAGCTCCGCCGACAGCTATAAAATGAACTCTCATTATTTCCTTAATTTAACAGCTACCCAATCATTTAATTTCTTATGCGAAACATATTGCAATTTATACTTCTTCGCTTCATCCACTAAAATCTCAATATCCGACTCATAAAAACCACTTAAAAACAGCAGTCCGTCAGACTTTAAAACTTCTGCATATCTTTCTATTTGGTCTAAAAGGATATTCCTATTGATATTTGCCAGGATAATATCGTACGCCGTGTTCGGAATAGCTTCCTTAGAACCACAAAAAACACTTACATTATTTATATCGTTAAGTTCAGCGTTTTCTTTTGCACTTAAATAACAAACATCGTCATAATCAATAGCATCCACCGCTTTGGCTCCCTGCTTAGAAGCCAATATTCCCAGAATAGCAGTTCCACATCCCATATCCAAAACATTCTTTCCTTCTACTTCTGTTTCTAAAAGCCATTCCATCATCAATGTTGTTGTTTGATGATGTCCTGTACCAAAAGCCATTTTGGGGTCTATAACTATCTCATAAGGGAATGCTTGCTTAGGTTCATGAAAAGTTGCTCTTACATACACCTGATCTTTAATCTCCAGCGGCTCAAAATTACTTTCCCATACCTCGTTCCAGTTTTTCTGAGGAATAAATACACTCTCGTACGAAAAGGTAAACATATCTTTATAAGTAGCTAAAGTGTCCGCTATCAGCTTAGCATTATATGCGGTTTCCGCCACAAAAGCGTTAAAACCTTTTTCACTCTCTTCAAAAGTATCAAAACCAATTTCAGCCAGTTCACCAATCAACAAATCCTGATGAAACTCCTCTGCATCTTTAAGTTCAAATTTCAGTTCGTAATAATTCATTTTCTTATTGAAAAATATAGGACAAAAAAAAACTTACGATCAGAGATTCTAATCGTAAGTTCATCTGTTTTACAAATATAATTTTTAGTTGTTGAACGTCTTAACAATATCAACAAAATCTCTCGATTTTAAAGATGCCCCCCCTATCAATCCGCCATCTATATCTTTTTGAGCAAACAATTCAGCCGCATTCCCCGGATTACAGCTTCCTCCGTATAATATAGTTGTGTTTTCAGCAACTTCGGCACCATATTTAGCAGCCACTTCGCTTCTGATGAATGCATGAATTTCTTGCGCTTGTGCAGAACTTGCGGTTACACCCGTTCCAATTGCCCAAACCGGCTCATAAGCGATAACGAGTTTAGAAAAATCCTCTGCAGACAAGTGGAAAGTGGCCTCTGCCAATTGCGTTTTAATAACATCAAAATGCTGATTACTCTCTCTTTCAGCTAACGTTTCCCCAATACAAAAAATCGGCTTTAAATCATTTGCCAATGCTGTATTTGTTTTTTTGGCTAACAGTTCATTATTCTCGCCAAAATACTGACGTCTTTCCGAGTGTCCTAATATCACATATTCTACTCCAACAGACTTCAACATACCTGTTGATATTTCTCCGGTATAAGCACCTGATGCTTCCTGATGTGCATTTTGCGCACCTACAAAAACATTATTTGTTCCCTTTGCTAAAGCTGATAAACTATGCAGATGAATGTACGGAGCACAAACAACTACCTGTTGCTCTCCCCTTACTTCATCTTTCACCATATTTAACACTTCCGAAAACAAACTAAGACCTTCTGAATAATCTTTATTCATTTTCCAGTTTCCAGCTACAATTTTCTTTCTCATATTTTAAAACCTTCTTGATTTTTCTGTTAAATTATATAAATAAGCGAATATTTCCTGTTCTTTATCATCAAACTCTCTTCCTTTTCTCTCATAAGCCAGTTTAGCCGTCTCTACAGCTTTGTTTAATGTATAATTTTCAAATCCCTGTGCACCACCCCAGGCAAAATCAGGAATAAATACCCTAGGAAAACCCGAACCAAATATATTCGCGCTAACACCAACAACAGTTCCGGTATTAAACATAGTGTTAATACCACATTTAGAATGGTCTCCCATAATCAATCCGCAAAACTGTAAACCCGTTTTTCTAAATCTTTCCGTTGTGTAGTCCCATATTTTAACCTCCGCATAAGTATTCTTCATATTGGAATTATTGGAGTCCGCGCCAAAATTACACCATTCGCCTACAACCGAATTCCCTAAATATCCTTCATGTCCTTTTGCCGAATACCCAAATATCACGGCGTTATTAATTTCACCACCGACTCTACTTTTAGGACCTACAGTAGTTCCACCGTAAATCTTAGCACCCATTTTCACTTGAGAATCCTCGCACAATGCAAAACTTCCCCTAATATGGCTACCTTCCCACACCTGTGAATCTTTTCCTAAATAAACAGGCCCATTTTTAGTATTAAAACTCGAGCATTCTGCCTCCACTCCTTCTTCTACAAAAATATCATCTCCAATTACAGTATTCGTTCCGCTTAGCACTGCCGATTGACGGCCTTTGGTGATTAACTCAAAATCTAAAGCGATTTGCTGCGCATTTTTAGAAAACACCTGTTCGGGATATTTCAATTGATTAACCTCTCCAAGATATATTACATTCCTGCAGTCTGAAGACACTGTACACGAAAAATCCCTGGCCTCTTCTCCGTCTATTCTTGCCGCAAGCAACACTCCATCTTTACTTAAAATATCACCATTATTAAGTTTACTGATAGCGTCCAGAATTTGTCGATCGGGTAAAACAGAACCGTTAATAAAAATATTTTGATCAGATACAGAAAAAGTAAATTTCGACTGCAGATAGAGTTCCGTCTTAAACGAGACTTCGGCACTTAGATACTTAGCCCATTTTTCATAGATTTTTAATATTCCGATTCTGATATCGGCAATTGGTCTGGTTAAAGTTAAAGGGAATAGAGTATTCCTGGTAGAATCGTCGAAAAGAATAACTTTCATAAATGCAAAAAAACAAAAAAAGTCCCGACAAACAAGCCGGGACTTAAAAAATATCGTTTTAAGCTATGCTTATTTTTTTGCGTAACGATTTCTGAATTTGTCAATACGTCCTGCAGTATCAACCAATTTCATTTTACCAGTATAGAATGGATGAGAAGTATGGGAAATCTCCAATTTCACCAAAGGATATTCGTTTCCGTCTTCCCATTTAATAGTCTCTTTAGTATCAATACAAGATTTTGTTAGGAAAGCATAGTCGTTAGACAAATCTTTAAAAACCACTAATCTGTAGTTTGATGGATGCAAATCTTTTTTCATTATATTCTTATTCCTTTCTATCTCTTTTTTAGAGGCGCAAATATATTAAATTATTATCTTTCTTTCCAAAAAAGTACAACAAATTTATCAATTATTTATTTCCCATATCAAATACCCTATCTGCAAGCACCTCATTAACCATCCTAAAATTGCTTTATAATGACGTTTATCTATACTTATATAGATAATACATATATCCTATGATTACAATTTTTCTTATCTTTGTTGAGAGAAAAAAGTTAATGACGATGTTAAAAACCCCGATATACTTAGACAATAACGCAACAACTCCAATGGACCCCAGGGTTTTGGAGGCTATGCTACCTTATTTCGTAGATAAATTTGGTAATGCTGCCAGCAGAAATCATGCATTCGGATGGGCTGCAGAGGAAGCGGTAGATTATGCCAGAGAACAGGTGGCTAAATTAATTGGAGCTACTGAAAAAGAAATTATCTTTACTTCCGGAGCTACGGAATCTGACAACTTAGCTTTAAAAGGTGTTTTCGAAATGTATAAAGATAAGGGAAACCATATCATTACTCTAAACACTGAGCATAAAGCGGTTTTGGATGCATGTAAACACATTGAAAAAATTGGCGGAAAAGTTACTTATCTTGAAGTTGAAAGCGATGGACTTTTAGATTTGGCTAAGCTGGAAGCCGCTATTACTCCAGAAACAATTCTAGTTTCAGTAATGTACGGAAATAACGAGATTGGTGTGGTTCAACCTATCAAAGAAATCTCGGCAATTGCACATAAACATGGTGCTCTTTTCTTCACAGATGCAACACAGGCTGTTGGTAAAATATCTGTAGATGTAAACAGAGATGGTATTGATTTACTGGCTTTATCCGGTCATAAAATTTACGGACCTAAAGGTGTGGGCGCGTTATATGTGAGAAGAAAAGGGCCACGGGTAAAGGTTACTTCCCAAATGGATGGCGGCGGTCATGAAAGAGGTATGCGTTCTGGTACTTTGAATGTTCCGGGTATTGTTGGCTTAGGAAAGGCTTGTGAGCTATGCCGTTTGGAAATGGATAGTGAAGCTGCCAGACTTTCTGCCTTACGTGATAAATTAGAAAACAGCTTACTTGAGCTTGAAGAATCATATGTTAATGGTAACAAAGAACACAGATTACCACATACAACCAACATCTCTTTTAAATATGTAGAAGGTGAAGGTTTAATGATGGCAATGAAAGATATGGCTGTATCTTCTGGTTCTGCTTGTACTTCCGCGTCGTTAGAACCGTCTTACGTTTTGAAAAACCTAGGTCTTTCTGACGATTTGGCACACTCTTCTATACGTTACGGATTGGGAAGATTTACAACTGAAGAAGAAGTTGATTTCGCTATCGAAAACACTAAAAAAGCGGTGAATCATCTCAGAGAATTGTCACCTTTGTGGGAAATGTTTAAAGAGGGCATAGATCTTGATTCTATCGAGTGGGCAGAACACTAATTAAAGCATGATTTAGGAATTTACGAGGTACGATTTAAAACTCGGAAATTCTACAATCTAAAATAAAAAAGAGTATGAACATTTATTTACGACATACGGATTAAAAATCCAGCATCGTAAATCTAAAATCTAACATAAAATGGCTTATTCGGATAAAGTAATAGATCACTACAGCAACCCAAGAAATGTGGGTACTTTGGATAAAAGTAAACAAAATGTAGGAACAGGATTAGTTGGTGCACCTGAGTGTGGCGACGTAATGCGCCTTCAAATTGAAGTTGATGAGAACAACGTTATCACTGATGCTAAATTCAAAACCTTTGGTTGCGGTTCAGCTATCGCCTCTTCTTCTTTAGCAACAGAATGGTTAAAAGGAAAAACTATTGACGAAGCAGTTACTATCGACAACATGGATATTGTAGAGGAATTAGCTTTACCTCCGGTAAAAATCCACTGCTCGGTATTAGCAGAAGATGCGATCAAATCAGCAATTAACGATTATCGCGTTAAAAATGGTTTACCAGCATTGGAAATCGAAAAATCTCATCATTAATTCAAACGTGAGATATTAAACATGAGATTTGAGATACTGGAAGTTCAACAAATAACCAGTACTACAAAACTTAATAAATTAATAAAATGGTAACAATTACAGATAAAGCAAAACAGAAGGTTCAGGAATTAATGGAGGGCGCAGGCCTTGATAATTCGTATTTCTTGAGAGTGTCTGTAAAAGGTGGTGGTTGTTCTGGTCTTTCTTATAATATGGACTTCGATAATGAAGCACATAGTGGAGATCAGAATTTTGAAGATAACGGATTGAAAATTGTTTTAGACATGAAATCTTTTCTTTATCTGGCCGGAACCGAGCTTGATTACTCGGATGGATTAAATGGAAAAGGCTTTAATTTCGTCAATCCCAATGCCAGCAGAACTTGTGGGTGTGGAGAGAGTTTCTCTGTTTAATACAATATCCCATAATTTATAAACATATAAAAAAGGGAATCCATTGAGATTCCCTTTTTTATGATAAATATTTTATAAACATCCATCTAAAATTTCATTTTTTTATATCAACTTCGCATGAGGACTTATTATTAAAATAAAACGTTCATATGAGGTTTATCTTAACTGTCTTTACCTGCTTTATTAGCTTGCAATTAAGTGCATTCAACGAGTTCAACATAAACAACTTCGTATTGTCTGAAAATCCTCAGAAAAGCAATACGTTTATTGTTATTGCCAAAGACTCGTTAAACAACGCTTCAGACGCTTTAAACGGAACATACAACTTCAGTATAAATGGCTTTAAAGAAACACTAAACTTTCATTCAGGAGTAGCGGCAAGCAAAATGGAAATAGACAAATCTTTGTTTCTATATATTAAACACGAGAACGAAAACAACACAGTTTCCAAACTATATTATTTACGAAAAACCGATAACGGAATAAATCCGATAGGTATTAGCTGGTATATATTACTGATAATTCCCGCTAGCCTTATTTTAATCGGATATATGTTTAGAAAGATAATCGGCGTTGTCATTTTCTTCCTGATGGCCTATATTTATTTCAGTTACAGTAAAGGCTTATCCGTATCGACATTTTTAGAGTCCATATTTGATGGTCTAAAAAATTTGTTTTAAAAAGGCATTCCTATACCAAACTGTATCTGCGTGGTGCTATACCGATCGGGATTATTGGTTATTGCATATCTATTTTTAAATGCTCTTTTTGCCTGTCTGTCGAAATAGTATTTACCTATCCATTGGTCTGAACCAGAGAATTGCGGATCTTTAAGCTTTAATCCCGCGTCCAATCTAAACACAAAGAAAGAAACATCAAATCTTAACCCAAAACCGGTACCAATAGCCATCTGGCTCCAAAGCCTTTTAAACTGAAACTGAGATCCCGGAAAGTCCGGATTATCTTTTAAACGCCAAATATTACCAAAATCTACAAAGGTTGCACCTTTTACCTTAGAACCAAAAAAGTCATTCAGAATTTTAAACCTATATTCTACGTTTCCTTCAAATTTGATATCTCCCAGCTGATCCAGATTTCTCAGTCTCAACCTTACAGAATCCGATTCTAAAGAACTCCGGTTATAATTACCAGGTCCAAGCGTTCTTGCCTGCCATGCTCTGATACCACTGGACCCACCGGCAAAAAACTGTTTATCGAAAGGCAACGAAGGCATATTTCCGTAATAATAACCTACTCCCGGGTTTATTCTTGTCACCAATTGCCTCTCGCCGCCAAAACCTTTATAGAAGCGCATATCGCCTTCCAGACGAACGAATTGATAATAAGGAACACCGAGTATCGTATTTCCTAAGTCATTCCTATTCTTAGCGATAACATTCGAAACCAAAGCGGCTGTATTCCCTCCCACCTCTAATGTTCCATTAAAAAATGTAAAATTACTTAAAGAAGTAAGCCTTGACAGGTTATAGGTATAAGTATAAGACGAACTGGCAACCAACTGCGATCTCAGGGTCGCTAAGAAAAAGCTATTTCCCTGCGATTCTAAGTATTCTTGTAAATCCCGGCTTATCCGTCCCTGAACATATTGAATGCTCACCGGAGTTATAGAATGCGATTTATATTTTGTCTCGGCCCAATCATAAGTCAGCGTTGTTCCTAGTACCCGGCGTAAATAGCTTTCTCTTAAATTATAAATCTGATAGTTTACAGCTATCCTCGTTCTTGGAACAGCATTTTTGGAATTGGACGGAATATTAAATGGCGTTATTAAACGCGGGAAATTCAGACTGGCTCCAATCTGATAGTCGCTGCTCAATAAACGGTCGTTCAAATTACCACTTAGATTCTTATCGAACTGAAATCCACCTCTGAATTTTACTTCAAAAACCTCCGCACCTCCAAAGGTGTTTTTATTTTGATAAGTAAAACCTGCATTAACTCCCGTTATACTCGAATTAAAAGTATATTCACCGTCTATCCTGTTCGATTTCTTCTTCAGCGGAATCATATCTACCAAACCAACCAGTGTATTCAGCTGGTCCTTCTTCTTTGTAAAATCTACAGTTATGCTTTTAAAAACGTTCAAATCAAATAACCTCTGTGTTGTCAATTCTACATCAGAGATATTATACTCGTTCCCGTGACTTAGAAAAATATAGTTAGTCAGCTTTTCAGGTTTAAAAAACTTCGAATAGTCGAAGAATTTATACTGGCTGTCTACCCGTAAAGTATCAGGTTTTACATTTGCCAGATTCGCGTTGGTTGGTTGAATACGCAAATAAGTATTATCTAAATAATATTTCTGATGAGTGCTGTCGCCAGGATTTAATATTTGTATCTCGACATCAGCCTGATGACTGTTTAGATTCGTGTCAATCTTAGCTCTTACATATGGCCTTACAAACTCATAATAACCATTTTTCTTCATCAACAAGTAAATCTGATCCCTTTCATAAGCGATACTGTCCTCATCAAATCTCTTGCCTTCTCTGATATGGGTAAAGATTTTTCTTTTACTCAGGTATAAATCTTTAATAGATGAATCCTTAATATCAAAAGTTATATTCCTGAAATCGAATTTCTCATTCTGCTGAGCATTAAATATAACTTTAGCTCTTTTTTTATGTATTTTGATATCACTATTTACTTTAGCATTCAGAAAACCTTTTGTTTTCAAAAATTTCTCAAGCTGAAGCCTTGATACCTCAACCAGTGAACTGTCCAAAATCCTTGGAGCTTCCCCTAAAGTCTTTCGTCCGTTTGGATTAAATGTATTATAAATCCACAGGTTTAGAGGAGCGTTAGGTCGAATGTCTAAAGACACATAAGAATAAGCCTGATCTGAAAAAGTATTTTCAATACCATTTATTTCTAACTTTGTGATTAAAGACTCATTCTCTTTTAATCTGTTAGTAGAGCGACAGGCGCCCATAACCAGTATTAAAAGCAGTAATATGTATAAAGAATAATTAGTGTATGCTTTCAAAATCTCAAATAAGTTTCATCAAGTCTCTCCAACAAAAAAAATTCCGTAAAGAACACAACTTATTTATTGTTGAAGGCTTAAAATCTATAACAGAATTTTTGGCCTCAAAGTATCAAGTTCAAACAATATATTGCTTAAGCAAAGACATTCCAAATTTGCCTAAATTATCTCAAAAACAAAAGGTTTTTGAAATAACCGAACAGGAACTAACAAAAATAAGTTCCCTGCAAAATCCTCAGGAAGCACTTGCTTTGATAGAAATACCACAATTGGACGTAAATGTTTTAGAAATCGAGAAGGAAATTAACCTTGTTTTAGATGGTGTACAGGATCCGGGCAATTTAGGAACTATAATAAGAACAGCAGATTGGTTTGGCTTTTCTAATATCATTTGCTCTAAAAATACCGTAGATGTCTATAACCCTAAAGTAGTGCAAGCAACCATGGGTTCACTTGCTCGGGTAAATGTTTCTTATGTCGACTTACCTGCTTATTTAATCGCTCAACAGTTACCAAAATTCGGCACTTTATTAGACGGGAAAAATATTTATCATCAGGATTGGCCAGAGGCAGGCTTTCTAATTCTTGGAAGTGAAGGAAATGGTATTTCAGACGAAATAATCTCATTACTAGATGGTTCTGTAACCATTCCCAAATTAGGACAAACCGAATCGCTTAATGTTGGCATTGCAGCAGCGATTTGTTGTTCAGAGATTAAAAGAAAATCTCTAAAATAAGTTGACAAGTATTATTTTTTTGCTATTTTTGCATTCCTTTTAAAACAAAAGGTCGGGTGGCCGAGTGGCTAGGCAGAGGTCTGCAAAACCTTGTACAGCGGTTCGAATCCGCTCTCGACCTCTTAATATTTATATAAATAAGTGTCATGGCAGTAACGCGTTTAAAAAGAAAAGACAGAAGAAATAAAACGACTTCTCGTTTAGAGGTTCAGTTCTTGAAACAAGGATCGAACGTAGAAAATGGAAGCCGCTCTAAAGAAGGAAAAAGCCAAGTTGTGAAAAACAACGAGGTGTTAGCTTCTTTATAAGAGATTAACATATTTTATTTCATAAAACCTATTTATCGGCCGGTAAATAGGTTTTTTTATGTTCTATTCAATAAGGTCGGAGAATATTGGATCTGCTCCAAAGCTTGTGAATCTGAATAAGAAAAAATTGACACCACCTATACGGATCTGTTTCAAAGCTATTTCAGTTTATTTTTTCCAATCAGCTTTTTCTATACAATACACGAAATTATATCTAACAGGTTCACTAAAATAAGCTACCTGTTCCTCTCCTACTTTTACAGCATTTAATCTGTTCATTGCAATCTGGGAACGAATATTATTAGCTCCTACATGAAAATATACTTTTGTAACGAACTGGAAAATGTAATCGAGCATCAATATTTTTACAGTCCGGTTTATTCCTTTTCCCAGCAAGACGTTGCATAAAAAGTATATCCCATGAATATGCTATTTTGTTTGTCGTCATAATTGTAAAAGCGTGTAC
This genomic interval from Pseudopedobacter saltans DSM 12145 contains the following:
- a CDS encoding HesB/IscA family protein → MVTITDKAKQKVQELMEGAGLDNSYFLRVSVKGGGCSGLSYNMDFDNEAHSGDQNFEDNGLKIVLDMKSFLYLAGTELDYSDGLNGKGFNFVNPNASRTCGCGESFSV
- a CDS encoding putative sugar nucleotidyl transferase; protein product: MKVILFDDSTRNTLFPLTLTRPIADIRIGILKIYEKWAKYLSAEVSFKTELYLQSKFTFSVSDQNIFINGSVLPDRQILDAISKLNNGDILSKDGVLLAARIDGEEARDFSCTVSSDCRNVIYLGEVNQLKYPEQVFSKNAQQIALDFELITKGRQSAVLSGTNTVIGDDIFVEEGVEAECSSFNTKNGPVYLGKDSQVWEGSHIRGSFALCEDSQVKMGAKIYGGTTVGPKSRVGGEINNAVIFGYSAKGHEGYLGNSVVGEWCNFGADSNNSNMKNTYAEVKIWDYTTERFRKTGLQFCGLIMGDHSKCGINTMFNTGTVVGVSANIFGSGFPRVFIPDFAWGGAQGFENYTLNKAVETAKLAYERKGREFDDKEQEIFAYLYNLTEKSRRF
- a CDS encoding UDP-N-acetylmuramate--L-alanine ligase, giving the protein MRVHFIAVGGAAMHNLAIALHLKGYQVTGSDDAIYEPSKSRLQKHGLLPEVFGWYPEKINKGIDAIILGMHAKADNPELIKAQELDLPVYSYPEYIYEQSRDKTRVVVGGSHGKTTITSMVLHVLKQISFDFDYLVGAQIEGFDNMVKLSDAPCIIIEGDEYLASPIDRRPKFHLYKANIGVISGIAWDHVNVFPTFENYKEQFSGFIDTIQEKGTLIYCEEDEVLSDLIKKHKIHNKIKFLPYKALDSEVKEGNTYLKLDENRELEIGVFGKHNLMNLNAAKLICNELGISDEQFFNAIVSFKGASKRLEKMAESDDTIVFRDFAHSPSKLKATVGAVKNQFSNRDLVALIELHTFSSVNKDFISEYKDSMKAADVKIVFVDETNLIQKKVDPISESQIKEAFNDRDIIFFNNSSSLERYLLELNILNEYNVLLMSSGNFGGIDLVTLSKKILKNRKKY
- the iscU gene encoding Fe-S cluster assembly scaffold IscU — its product is MAYSDKVIDHYSNPRNVGTLDKSKQNVGTGLVGAPECGDVMRLQIEVDENNVITDAKFKTFGCGSAIASSSLATEWLKGKTIDEAVTIDNMDIVEELALPPVKIHCSVLAEDAIKSAINDYRVKNGLPALEIEKSHH
- a CDS encoding helix-turn-helix domain-containing protein, giving the protein MKLLGKKIRLLRHQRGWSQEDVSKQLDISIPAFSKIETGITDVNLSRLEQISALFDMSVVELLTYNDPEQEVKYASDLEIATKKLQERDAEVIDLQKKVIELYEEIRGMKSYV
- a CDS encoding type B 50S ribosomal protein L31; amino-acid sequence: MKKDLHPSNYRLVVFKDLSNDYAFLTKSCIDTKETIKWEDGNEYPLVKLEISHTSHPFYTGKMKLVDTAGRIDKFRNRYAKK
- a CDS encoding IscS subfamily cysteine desulfurase, yielding MITIFLIFVERKKLMTMLKTPIYLDNNATTPMDPRVLEAMLPYFVDKFGNAASRNHAFGWAAEEAVDYAREQVAKLIGATEKEIIFTSGATESDNLALKGVFEMYKDKGNHIITLNTEHKAVLDACKHIEKIGGKVTYLEVESDGLLDLAKLEAAITPETILVSVMYGNNEIGVVQPIKEISAIAHKHGALFFTDATQAVGKISVDVNRDGIDLLALSGHKIYGPKGVGALYVRRKGPRVKVTSQMDGGGHERGMRSGTLNVPGIVGLGKACELCRLEMDSEAARLSALRDKLENSLLELEESYVNGNKEHRLPHTTNISFKYVEGEGLMMAMKDMAVSSGSACTSASLEPSYVLKNLGLSDDLAHSSIRYGLGRFTTEEEVDFAIENTKKAVNHLRELSPLWEMFKEGIDLDSIEWAEH
- the tamL gene encoding translocation and assembly module lipoprotein TamL; amino-acid sequence: MKAYTNYSLYILLLLILVMGACRSTNRLKENESLITKLEINGIENTFSDQAYSYVSLDIRPNAPLNLWIYNTFNPNGRKTLGEAPRILDSSLVEVSRLQLEKFLKTKGFLNAKVNSDIKIHKKRAKVIFNAQQNEKFDFRNITFDIKDSSIKDLYLSKRKIFTHIREGKRFDEDSIAYERDQIYLLMKKNGYYEFVRPYVRAKIDTNLNSHQADVEIQILNPGDSTHQKYYLDNTYLRIQPTNANLANVKPDTLRVDSQYKFFDYSKFFKPEKLTNYIFLSHGNEYNISDVELTTQRLFDLNVFKSITVDFTKKKDQLNTLVGLVDMIPLKKKSNRIDGEYTFNSSITGVNAGFTYQNKNTFGGAEVFEVKFRGGFQFDKNLSGNLNDRLLSSDYQIGASLNFPRLITPFNIPSNSKNAVPRTRIAVNYQIYNLRESYLRRVLGTTLTYDWAETKYKSHSITPVSIQYVQGRISRDLQEYLESQGNSFFLATLRSQLVASSSYTYTYNLSRLTSLSNFTFFNGTLEVGGNTAALVSNVIAKNRNDLGNTILGVPYYQFVRLEGDMRFYKGFGGERQLVTRINPGVGYYYGNMPSLPFDKQFFAGGSSGIRAWQARTLGPGNYNRSSLESDSVRLRLRNLDQLGDIKFEGNVEYRFKILNDFFGSKVKGATFVDFGNIWRLKDNPDFPGSQFQFKRLWSQMAIGTGFGLRFDVSFFVFRLDAGLKLKDPQFSGSDQWIGKYYFDRQAKRAFKNRYAITNNPDRYSTTQIQFGIGMPF
- the tpiA gene encoding triose-phosphate isomerase, which encodes MRKKIVAGNWKMNKDYSEGLSLFSEVLNMVKDEVRGEQQVVVCAPYIHLHSLSALAKGTNNVFVGAQNAHQEASGAYTGEISTGMLKSVGVEYVILGHSERRQYFGENNELLAKKTNTALANDLKPIFCIGETLAERESNQHFDVIKTQLAEATFHLSAEDFSKLVIAYEPVWAIGTGVTASSAQAQEIHAFIRSEVAAKYGAEVAENTTILYGGSCNPGNAAELFAQKDIDGGLIGGASLKSRDFVDIVKTFNN
- the prmA gene encoding 50S ribosomal protein L11 methyltransferase; protein product: MNYYELKFELKDAEEFHQDLLIGELAEIGFDTFEESEKGFNAFVAETAYNAKLIADTLATYKDMFTFSYESVFIPQKNWNEVWESNFEPLEIKDQVYVRATFHEPKQAFPYEIVIDPKMAFGTGHHQTTTLMMEWLLETEVEGKNVLDMGCGTAILGILASKQGAKAVDAIDYDDVCYLSAKENAELNDINNVSVFCGSKEAIPNTAYDIILANINRNILLDQIERYAEVLKSDGLLFLSGFYESDIEILVDEAKKYKLQYVSHKKLNDWVAVKLRK